The following coding sequences lie in one Arabidopsis thaliana chromosome 3, partial sequence genomic window:
- a CDS encoding Bifunctional inhibitor/lipid-transfer protein/seed storage 2S albumin superfamily protein (Bifunctional inhibitor/lipid-transfer protein/seed storage 2S albumin superfamily protein; CONTAINS InterPro DOMAIN/s: Bifunctional inhibitor/plant lipid transfer protein/seed storage (InterPro:IPR016140); Has 72 Blast hits to 72 proteins in 9 species: Archae - 0; Bacteria - 0; Metazoa - 0; Fungi - 0; Plants - 72; Viruses - 0; Other Eukaryotes - 0 (source: NCBI BLink).) — translation MKHACLISEKIMNNWGLMSYEISKLKKKVGIKTRIPKTKKQIGRETMNVKAKQTFKNCTREIACREEEIQLETSAESGDHMKIVPLMLIAFVVILLSAAPIKVNGDEMMGRCMHEIANCLVAIDKGTKLPSYCCGRMVKPQPCACKYFIKNPVLLPRLLIACRVPHPKC, via the exons ATGAAACATGCATGTCTGATTTctgaaaaaattatgaataattGGGGTCTAATGTCTTACGAAATTtcaaaactgaagaaaaaagtCGGCATCAAAACGCGCATCCCCAAAACCAAGAAGCAAATTGGGAGAGAAACGATGAATGTCAAAGCAAAGCAGACGTTTAAGAACTGTACCAGAGAAATCGCgtgtagagaagaagagattcagCTCGAAACTTCAGCTGAGTCTGGAGATC ACATGAAGATTGTTCCATTGATGCTCATTGCCTTCGTCGTCATACTCTTGTCGGCGGCTCCGATCAAAGTTAATGGTGATGAGATGATGGGCAGATGCATGCATGAGATTGCAAATTGTTTAGTTGCCATTGATAAAGGCACCAAATTGCCGAGTTACTGTTGTGGAAGAATGGTAAAGCCACAACCATGTGCCTGCAAGTATTTTATCAAGAACCCTGTGCTCTTGCCCAGACTTCTAATTGCTTGTCGTGTTCCTCATCCTAAGTGTTAG
- the FDM3 gene encoding XH/XS domain-containing protein: MNNKLSDFEKNLYKKLKSGKLEVKVSYRTFLCPYCPDNKKKVGLYVDILQHASGVGNSQSKKRSLTEKASHRALAKYLIKDLAHYATSTISKRLKARTSFIPAETGDAPIIYDDAQFEKLVWPWKGVLVNIPTTSTEDGRSCTGESGPKLKDELIRRGFNPIRVRTVWDRFGHSGTGIVEFNRDWNGLQDALVFKKAYEGDGHGKKDWLCGATDSSLYAWLANADDYYRANILGENLRKMGDLKSIYRFAEEEARKDQKLLQRLNFMVENKQYRLKKLQIKYSQDSVKLKYETEEKEKILRAYSEDLTGRQQKSTDHFNRIFADHEKQKVQLESQIKELEIRKLELAKREAENETQRKIVAKELEQNAAINSYVQLSALEQQKTREKAQRLAVDHKMQKEKLHKRIAALERQLDQKQELELEVQQLKSQLSVMRLVELDSGSEIVNKVETFLRDLSETEGELAHLNQFNQDLVVQERKSNDELQEARRALISNLRDMGLHIGVKRMGELDTKPFMKAMRIKYCQEDLEDWAVEVIQLWEEYLKDPDWHPFKRIKLETAETIEVIDEDDEKLRTLKNELGDDAYQAVANALLEINEYNPSGRYISSELWNFREDRKATLEEGVNSLLEQWNQAKHLKS; encoded by the exons ATGAACAACAAATTGAgtgattttgagaaaaatctgTACAAAAAACTCAAGAGTGGAAAGCTCGAGGTGAAAGTCTCATACCGGACTTTCCTGTGTCCTTATTGTCCCgataataagaagaaggttggtttgTATGTTGACATTCTTCAGCATGCTTCTGGAGTTGGTAATAGCCAATCCAAGAAAAGAAGTTTGACTGAGAAGGCTAGTCACCGTGCTCTTGCCAAATACCTTATTAAAGATCTTGCTCATTACGCTACTTCTACTATATCTAAGCGCTTAAAAGCCAGAACATCATTCATTCCTGCTGAAACCGGCGATGCTCCTATAATTTATGATGATGCTCAGTTCGAGAAACTTGTGTGGCCTTGGAAAG GAGTTTTGGTTAATATTCCCACGACGAGTACAGAAGATGGTCGGTCTTGTACTGGAGAGAGTGGACCAAAACTTAAGGATGAATTAATCCGAAGAGGATTCAACCCAATTAGAGTTCGTACTGTGTGGGACCGTTTCGGTCATTCGGGAACCGGAATAGTGGAATTTAACAGAGACTGGAATGGACTTCAAGATGCTTTGGTGTTTAAGAAGGCTTATGAAGGAGATGGGCATGGGAAAAAGGATTGGCTTTGTGGTGCTACTGACTCGAGCCTTTATGCATGGCTTGCCAATGCTGATGATTACTACAGGGCTAACATTTTAGGAGAAAACTTGCGGAAGATGGGTGACCTCAAAAGTATTTATAGGTTTGCAGAAGAAGAGGCAAGGAAAGACCAAAAGCTTTTGCAGCGTCTGAACTTTATGGTTGAGAACAAACAATATCGGTTGAAGAAATTACAGATAAAATATTCACAGGATTCAGTTAAACTTAAGTATGAgactgaagaaaaagaaaagattctcCGTGCTTACAGTGAAG ATCTGACAGGAAGACAACAAAAATCGACTGATCATTTCAATAGGATCTTTGCTGATCATGAAAAGCAAAAGGTGCAGCTGGAGTCTCAGATAAAGGAACTTGAAATTAGAAAGTTGGAGTTGGCAAAACGTGAGGCAGAGAATGAAACGCAGAGGAAAATAGTGGCAAAAGAACTTGAACAG AATGCTGCTATAAATAGTTATGTTCAACTATCTGCCTTGGAACAACAAAAGACCAGAGAGAAAGCGCAAAGATTGGCTGTAGATCACAAG ATGCAAAAGGAAAAGCTTCATAAGAGAATTGCTGCACTAGAAAGGCAGCTTGATCAGAAGCAGGAGCTTGAACTGGAGGTCCAGCAACTGAAAAGTCAGCTGAGCGTGATGAGACTCGTGGAATTGGACAGTGGTTCTGAAATTGTGAACAAGGTGGAGACCTTCCTCAGAGACCTTAGTGAGACAGAAGGAGAGCTTGCACACTTAAATCAATTCAATCAAGATCTTGTTGTTCAAGAGCGGAAGAGCAATGATGAACTTCAAGAAGCTCGAAGAGCATTGATAAGC AATTTGAGAGACATGGGATTGCATATTGGTGTTAAGAGAATGGGGGAGCTTGACACCAAACCGTTTATGAAAGCAATGAGAATAAAGTACTGTCAAGAAGATCTAGAGGATTGGGCAGTTGAAGTTATCCAGCTTTGGGAGGAATATCTTAAGGACCCAGATTGGCATCCTTTTAAACGGATAAAGCTTGAGACTGCAGAAACAATA GAAGTAATTGATGAGGATGACGAGAAGTTAAGAACCCTGAAGAATGAACTGGGGGATGATGCGTACCAAGCAGTGGCAAATGCATTGCTGGAGATAAACGAGTATAATCCGAGTGGAAGGTACATCTCCTCAGAGCTATGGAACTTCAGAGAAGACAGGAAGGCTACGCTTGAGGAAGGTGTTAATTCTCTACTGGAGCAATGGAATCAAGCGAAGCATCTCAAGTCATAA
- the FDM3 gene encoding XH/XS domain-containing protein (XH/XS domain-containing protein; CONTAINS InterPro DOMAIN/s: Domain of unknown function XS (InterPro:IPR005380), Domain of unknown function XH (InterPro:IPR005379), Domain of unknown function, putative Zinc finger, XS/XH (InterPro:IPR005381); BEST Arabidopsis thaliana protein match is: XH/XS domain-containing protein (TAIR:AT3G48670.2); Has 27730 Blast hits to 18970 proteins in 1489 species: Archae - 327; Bacteria - 3496; Metazoa - 13128; Fungi - 1662; Plants - 1039; Viruses - 83; Other Eukaryotes - 7995 (source: NCBI BLink).), with protein sequence MNNKLSDFEKNLYKKLKSGKLEVKVSYRTFLCPYCPDNKKKVGLYVDILQHASGVGNSQSKKRSLTEKASHRALAKYLIKDLAHYATSTISKRLKARTSFIPAETGDAPIIYDDAQFEKLVWPWKGVLVNIPTTSTEDGRSCTGESGPKLKDELIRRGFNPIRVRTVWDRFGHSGTGIVEFNRDWNGLQDALVFKKAYEGDGHGKKDWLCGATDSSLYAWLANADDYYRANILGENLRKMGDLKSIYRFAEEEARKDQKLLQRLNFMVENKQYRLKKLQIKYSQDSVKLKYETEEKEKILRAYSEDLTGRQQKSTDHFNRIFADHEKQKVQLESQIKELEIRKLELAKREAENETQRKIVAKELEQNAAINSYVQLSALEQQKTREKAQRLAVDHKMQKEKLHKRIAALERQLDQKQELELEVQQLKSQLSVMRLVELDSGSEIVNKVETFLRDLSETEGELAHLNQFNQDLVVQERKSNDELQEARRALISNLRDMGLHIGVKRMGELDTKPFMKAMRIKYCQEDLEDWAVEVIQLWEEYLKDPDWHPFKRIKLETAETIVEVIDEDDEKLRTLKNELGDDAYQAVANALLEINEYNPSGRYISSELWNFREDRKATLEEGVNSLLEQWNQAKHLKS encoded by the exons ATGAACAACAAATTGAgtgattttgagaaaaatctgTACAAAAAACTCAAGAGTGGAAAGCTCGAGGTGAAAGTCTCATACCGGACTTTCCTGTGTCCTTATTGTCCCgataataagaagaaggttggtttgTATGTTGACATTCTTCAGCATGCTTCTGGAGTTGGTAATAGCCAATCCAAGAAAAGAAGTTTGACTGAGAAGGCTAGTCACCGTGCTCTTGCCAAATACCTTATTAAAGATCTTGCTCATTACGCTACTTCTACTATATCTAAGCGCTTAAAAGCCAGAACATCATTCATTCCTGCTGAAACCGGCGATGCTCCTATAATTTATGATGATGCTCAGTTCGAGAAACTTGTGTGGCCTTGGAAAG GAGTTTTGGTTAATATTCCCACGACGAGTACAGAAGATGGTCGGTCTTGTACTGGAGAGAGTGGACCAAAACTTAAGGATGAATTAATCCGAAGAGGATTCAACCCAATTAGAGTTCGTACTGTGTGGGACCGTTTCGGTCATTCGGGAACCGGAATAGTGGAATTTAACAGAGACTGGAATGGACTTCAAGATGCTTTGGTGTTTAAGAAGGCTTATGAAGGAGATGGGCATGGGAAAAAGGATTGGCTTTGTGGTGCTACTGACTCGAGCCTTTATGCATGGCTTGCCAATGCTGATGATTACTACAGGGCTAACATTTTAGGAGAAAACTTGCGGAAGATGGGTGACCTCAAAAGTATTTATAGGTTTGCAGAAGAAGAGGCAAGGAAAGACCAAAAGCTTTTGCAGCGTCTGAACTTTATGGTTGAGAACAAACAATATCGGTTGAAGAAATTACAGATAAAATATTCACAGGATTCAGTTAAACTTAAGTATGAgactgaagaaaaagaaaagattctcCGTGCTTACAGTGAAG ATCTGACAGGAAGACAACAAAAATCGACTGATCATTTCAATAGGATCTTTGCTGATCATGAAAAGCAAAAGGTGCAGCTGGAGTCTCAGATAAAGGAACTTGAAATTAGAAAGTTGGAGTTGGCAAAACGTGAGGCAGAGAATGAAACGCAGAGGAAAATAGTGGCAAAAGAACTTGAACAG AATGCTGCTATAAATAGTTATGTTCAACTATCTGCCTTGGAACAACAAAAGACCAGAGAGAAAGCGCAAAGATTGGCTGTAGATCACAAG ATGCAAAAGGAAAAGCTTCATAAGAGAATTGCTGCACTAGAAAGGCAGCTTGATCAGAAGCAGGAGCTTGAACTGGAGGTCCAGCAACTGAAAAGTCAGCTGAGCGTGATGAGACTCGTGGAATTGGACAGTGGTTCTGAAATTGTGAACAAGGTGGAGACCTTCCTCAGAGACCTTAGTGAGACAGAAGGAGAGCTTGCACACTTAAATCAATTCAATCAAGATCTTGTTGTTCAAGAGCGGAAGAGCAATGATGAACTTCAAGAAGCTCGAAGAGCATTGATAAGC AATTTGAGAGACATGGGATTGCATATTGGTGTTAAGAGAATGGGGGAGCTTGACACCAAACCGTTTATGAAAGCAATGAGAATAAAGTACTGTCAAGAAGATCTAGAGGATTGGGCAGTTGAAGTTATCCAGCTTTGGGAGGAATATCTTAAGGACCCAGATTGGCATCCTTTTAAACGGATAAAGCTTGAGACTGCAGAAACAATAGTG GAAGTAATTGATGAGGATGACGAGAAGTTAAGAACCCTGAAGAATGAACTGGGGGATGATGCGTACCAAGCAGTGGCAAATGCATTGCTGGAGATAAACGAGTATAATCCGAGTGGAAGGTACATCTCCTCAGAGCTATGGAACTTCAGAGAAGACAGGAAGGCTACGCTTGAGGAAGGTGTTAATTCTCTACTGGAGCAATGGAATCAAGCGAAGCATCTCAAGTCATAA
- the FDM3 gene encoding XH/XS domain-containing protein — protein sequence MNNKLSDFEKNLYKKLKSGKLEVKVSYRTFLCPYCPDNKKKVGLYVDILQHASGVGNSQSKKRSLTEKASHRALAKYLIKDLAHYATSTISKRLKARTSFIPAETGDAPIIYDDAQFEKLVWPWKGVLVNIPTTSTEDGRSCTGESGPKLKDELIRRGFNPIRVRTVWDRFGHSGTGIVEFNRDWNGLQDALVFKKAYEGDGHGKKDWLCGATDSSLYAWLANADDYYRANILGENLRKMGDLKSIYRFAEEEARKDQKLLQRLNFMVENKQYRLKKLQIKYSQDSVKLKYETEEKEKILRAYSEDLTGRQQKSTDHFNRIFADHEKQKVQLESQIKELEIRKLELAKREAENETQRKIVAKELEQNAAINSYVQLSALEQQKTREKAQRLAVDHKMQKEKLHKRIAALERQLDQKQELELEVQQLKSQLSVMRLVELDSGSEIVNKVETFLRDLSETEGELAHLNQFNQDLVVQERKSNDELQEARRALISNLRDMGLHIGVKRMGELDTKPFMKAMRIKYCQEDLEDWAVEVIQLWEEYLKDPDWHPFKRIKLETAETIVVFLLLYITNSMFFISHPK from the exons ATGAACAACAAATTGAgtgattttgagaaaaatctgTACAAAAAACTCAAGAGTGGAAAGCTCGAGGTGAAAGTCTCATACCGGACTTTCCTGTGTCCTTATTGTCCCgataataagaagaaggttggtttgTATGTTGACATTCTTCAGCATGCTTCTGGAGTTGGTAATAGCCAATCCAAGAAAAGAAGTTTGACTGAGAAGGCTAGTCACCGTGCTCTTGCCAAATACCTTATTAAAGATCTTGCTCATTACGCTACTTCTACTATATCTAAGCGCTTAAAAGCCAGAACATCATTCATTCCTGCTGAAACCGGCGATGCTCCTATAATTTATGATGATGCTCAGTTCGAGAAACTTGTGTGGCCTTGGAAAG GAGTTTTGGTTAATATTCCCACGACGAGTACAGAAGATGGTCGGTCTTGTACTGGAGAGAGTGGACCAAAACTTAAGGATGAATTAATCCGAAGAGGATTCAACCCAATTAGAGTTCGTACTGTGTGGGACCGTTTCGGTCATTCGGGAACCGGAATAGTGGAATTTAACAGAGACTGGAATGGACTTCAAGATGCTTTGGTGTTTAAGAAGGCTTATGAAGGAGATGGGCATGGGAAAAAGGATTGGCTTTGTGGTGCTACTGACTCGAGCCTTTATGCATGGCTTGCCAATGCTGATGATTACTACAGGGCTAACATTTTAGGAGAAAACTTGCGGAAGATGGGTGACCTCAAAAGTATTTATAGGTTTGCAGAAGAAGAGGCAAGGAAAGACCAAAAGCTTTTGCAGCGTCTGAACTTTATGGTTGAGAACAAACAATATCGGTTGAAGAAATTACAGATAAAATATTCACAGGATTCAGTTAAACTTAAGTATGAgactgaagaaaaagaaaagattctcCGTGCTTACAGTGAAG ATCTGACAGGAAGACAACAAAAATCGACTGATCATTTCAATAGGATCTTTGCTGATCATGAAAAGCAAAAGGTGCAGCTGGAGTCTCAGATAAAGGAACTTGAAATTAGAAAGTTGGAGTTGGCAAAACGTGAGGCAGAGAATGAAACGCAGAGGAAAATAGTGGCAAAAGAACTTGAACAG AATGCTGCTATAAATAGTTATGTTCAACTATCTGCCTTGGAACAACAAAAGACCAGAGAGAAAGCGCAAAGATTGGCTGTAGATCACAAG ATGCAAAAGGAAAAGCTTCATAAGAGAATTGCTGCACTAGAAAGGCAGCTTGATCAGAAGCAGGAGCTTGAACTGGAGGTCCAGCAACTGAAAAGTCAGCTGAGCGTGATGAGACTCGTGGAATTGGACAGTGGTTCTGAAATTGTGAACAAGGTGGAGACCTTCCTCAGAGACCTTAGTGAGACAGAAGGAGAGCTTGCACACTTAAATCAATTCAATCAAGATCTTGTTGTTCAAGAGCGGAAGAGCAATGATGAACTTCAAGAAGCTCGAAGAGCATTGATAAGC AATTTGAGAGACATGGGATTGCATATTGGTGTTAAGAGAATGGGGGAGCTTGACACCAAACCGTTTATGAAAGCAATGAGAATAAAGTACTGTCAAGAAGATCTAGAGGATTGGGCAGTTGAAGTTATCCAGCTTTGGGAGGAATATCTTAAGGACCCAGATTGGCATCCTTTTAAACGGATAAAGCTTGAGACTGCAGAAACAATAGTGGTATTCCTTCTCCTGTATATCACTAAttcaatgttttttatttctcatcCTAAATAA